The Leptospira terpstrae serovar Hualin str. LT 11-33 = ATCC 700639 genome includes a region encoding these proteins:
- a CDS encoding ATP-binding protein, with protein sequence MTAPSEVLPYLLCPSVGSYAMFLPPDMSSVRHFRTELKRTLEDNGFSPDNIMHIELAADEALTNAVAANVSCHCDETIICRWRIDSSKFTLYILDYGSGLSEEGSLPDTDKELLRSNQSQCFSTFLDHIKNHQSKKPETLPYNGSGQKHKNMGKGLKIINAMMDSVKVMFHGEGMVDEAPAGFKVMGSIIALEYDRSKHL encoded by the coding sequence TATGCCCCTCCGTAGGATCGTATGCTATGTTCCTACCTCCGGATATGTCCTCTGTCAGACATTTCCGAACTGAGCTCAAACGAACCCTGGAAGACAATGGCTTTAGCCCCGACAATATCATGCATATTGAACTGGCTGCTGATGAAGCACTCACCAATGCGGTGGCAGCCAATGTTTCTTGCCATTGTGATGAAACCATCATTTGCCGTTGGCGGATTGATTCCTCAAAATTTACACTGTATATCTTGGATTATGGATCTGGACTTTCGGAAGAAGGTTCTCTTCCCGACACAGACAAAGAACTACTTCGATCTAACCAATCCCAATGTTTTAGTACCTTCCTTGACCATATCAAAAACCACCAAAGTAAAAAACCGGAGACCCTTCCTTATAATGGTTCCGGCCAAAAACATAAGAACATGGGAAAAGGATTGAAAATTATCAATGCCATGATGGACTCCGTTAAAGTAATGTTTCACGGAGAAGGAATGGTAGACGAAGCTCCGGCGGGGTTCAAAGTTATGGGCTCCATCATCGCTCTCGAATACGACCGTTCCAAACACTTATAA